From the genome of Chroicocephalus ridibundus chromosome 1, bChrRid1.1, whole genome shotgun sequence, one region includes:
- the CREBL2 gene encoding cAMP-responsive element-binding protein-like 2 isoform X3, translating to MDDSKVVGGKVKKPGKRGRKPAKIDLKAKLERSRQSARECRARKKLRYQYLEELVSSRERAICALREELEMYKQWCMAMDQGKIPSEIKALLTGEEQGKAQQNSAKLAKAGKTEANSSNPW from the exons ATGGATGACAGCAAG GTGGTCGGAGGCAAGGTAAAGAAACCAGGCAAGCGAGGTCGTAAACCAGCCAAAATAGACTTGAAGGCAAAGCTTGAAAGAAGTCGTCAGAGTGCAAGGGAGTGCAGAGCCAGGAAGAAGCTGAGGTACCAGTATCTGGAAGAGCTGGTTTCAAGCAGAGAGCGAGCCATCTGCGCTCTCAGAGAAGAGCTTGAAATG TACAAGCAGTGGTGCATGGCAATGGACCAAGGGAAAATCCcctctgaaataaaagccctgctaactggagaggagcagggcaAAGCACAGCAGAACTCGGCCAAACTTGCCAAGGCTGGGAAGACAGAAGCAAACAGCAGCAATCCCT
- the CREBL2 gene encoding cAMP-responsive element-binding protein-like 2 isoform X2, which translates to MASVVKEVVGGKVKKPGKRGRKPAKIDLKAKLERSRQSARECRARKKLRYQYLEELVSSRERAICALREELEMYKQWCMAMDQGKIPSEIKALLTGEEQGKAQQNSAKLAKAGKTEANSSNP; encoded by the exons ATGGCCTCAGTTGTTAAGGAG GTGGTCGGAGGCAAGGTAAAGAAACCAGGCAAGCGAGGTCGTAAACCAGCCAAAATAGACTTGAAGGCAAAGCTTGAAAGAAGTCGTCAGAGTGCAAGGGAGTGCAGAGCCAGGAAGAAGCTGAGGTACCAGTATCTGGAAGAGCTGGTTTCAAGCAGAGAGCGAGCCATCTGCGCTCTCAGAGAAGAGCTTGAAATG TACAAGCAGTGGTGCATGGCAATGGACCAAGGGAAAATCCcctctgaaataaaagccctgctaactggagaggagcagggcaAAGCACAGCAGAACTCGGCCAAACTTGCCAAGGCTGGGAAGACAGAAGCAAACAGCAGCAATCCCT GA
- the CREBL2 gene encoding cAMP-responsive element-binding protein-like 2 isoform X1: MASVVKEVVGGKVKKPGKRGRKPAKIDLKAKLERSRQSARECRARKKLRYQYLEELVSSRERAICALREELEMYKQWCMAMDQGKIPSEIKALLTGEEQGKAQQNSAKLAKAGKTEANSSNPW, translated from the exons ATGGCCTCAGTTGTTAAGGAG GTGGTCGGAGGCAAGGTAAAGAAACCAGGCAAGCGAGGTCGTAAACCAGCCAAAATAGACTTGAAGGCAAAGCTTGAAAGAAGTCGTCAGAGTGCAAGGGAGTGCAGAGCCAGGAAGAAGCTGAGGTACCAGTATCTGGAAGAGCTGGTTTCAAGCAGAGAGCGAGCCATCTGCGCTCTCAGAGAAGAGCTTGAAATG TACAAGCAGTGGTGCATGGCAATGGACCAAGGGAAAATCCcctctgaaataaaagccctgctaactggagaggagcagggcaAAGCACAGCAGAACTCGGCCAAACTTGCCAAGGCTGGGAAGACAGAAGCAAACAGCAGCAATCCCT